One genomic region from Sporomusaceae bacterium FL31 encodes:
- the ykpA gene encoding putative ABC transporter ATP-binding protein YkpA, producing MISTNGLTLQFGKRILFKDVNIKFTPGNCYGLIGANGTGKSTFLKVLSGEVEPTKGDVAITPGERLAVLKQNHYEFDEFDVLTTVIMGHARLYAIMEEKDALYAKPDFSDEDGMKVSELECEFAELNGWDAEPEAARMLNGLGIPESLHSQKMADLSGNEKVRVLLAQALFGNPDILLLDEPTNHLDIESINWLEDFLYDFPNTVIVVSHDRHFLNRVCTHIADIDFENIQLYVGNYDFWLESSQLALQLAKDANKKKEEKAKELQTFIQRFSANASKSKQATSRKKLLEKLTLDDIKPSSRKYPYIAFKPDREAGAQLLTVEGLNKSIDGEAVLKDVSFTVAKGDKIAFVGPDGLAKTTLFKILMGELEADSGEYKWGVTTTQAYLPKDNSDYFDGVELNLVDWLRQFSKDQEESFIRGFLGRMLFSGEESLKQASVLSGGEKVRCMLARMMLSGANVLILDEPTNHLDLESITSINNGLISFTGTMLFVSHDHQFIETIANRIIEITPNGLIDRRMTYDEYLENAEVKKQLAALYPKNA from the coding sequence ATGATTAGTACTAATGGCTTAACACTTCAATTTGGCAAACGAATATTATTTAAAGATGTAAATATAAAATTCACTCCTGGTAATTGCTATGGCCTAATTGGCGCCAATGGAACCGGTAAATCAACCTTTTTAAAGGTATTATCAGGTGAGGTAGAACCAACTAAAGGTGATGTTGCCATCACTCCTGGTGAACGCCTGGCTGTTTTAAAGCAAAATCATTATGAATTTGATGAATTTGATGTATTGACAACAGTCATTATGGGGCATGCCCGTCTATATGCCATCATGGAAGAGAAGGATGCTCTTTATGCAAAACCCGATTTCTCTGACGAAGATGGTATGAAAGTATCGGAATTGGAATGCGAATTTGCCGAGTTAAATGGTTGGGATGCTGAGCCAGAGGCGGCTCGGATGTTAAATGGTCTTGGAATTCCAGAAAGCTTGCACAGCCAAAAAATGGCTGATTTAAGTGGTAATGAAAAAGTACGGGTATTGCTAGCGCAAGCGCTATTTGGCAATCCCGATATTCTGTTACTAGATGAGCCGACCAATCATCTGGATATCGAATCAATTAACTGGTTGGAAGATTTTTTATACGATTTTCCGAACACGGTTATTGTGGTTTCCCATGACCGGCATTTCTTGAATCGAGTCTGTACTCATATTGCTGATATTGACTTTGAAAATATTCAGCTTTATGTAGGTAACTATGATTTTTGGCTGGAGTCCAGCCAACTGGCGCTGCAGCTAGCCAAAGATGCGAACAAGAAAAAAGAGGAGAAGGCAAAAGAACTTCAAACCTTTATTCAACGCTTTAGTGCTAATGCCTCAAAATCCAAACAGGCAACATCCAGAAAAAAACTCTTGGAGAAACTAACTCTTGATGATATAAAGCCATCTTCACGGAAATATCCGTATATTGCTTTCAAGCCTGATCGTGAAGCTGGTGCACAACTCTTAACTGTAGAAGGCTTAAACAAAAGTATTGACGGTGAAGCAGTATTAAAAGATGTTAGCTTTACTGTAGCTAAAGGGGACAAAATAGCTTTTGTCGGACCAGATGGCTTAGCAAAAACAACTTTGTTTAAGATATTAATGGGTGAATTGGAAGCTGATAGCGGAGAATATAAATGGGGTGTAACAACTACCCAAGCTTATCTGCCTAAAGATAACTCAGACTATTTTGATGGTGTTGAGCTCAATCTTGTCGATTGGCTGAGACAGTTCTCCAAAGATCAGGAAGAAAGCTTCATTCGCGGGTTTCTAGGCAGAATGCTCTTTTCGGGTGAGGAAAGCTTAAAGCAAGCCAGTGTACTCTCTGGTGGTGAGAAAGTACGCTGCATGCTTGCACGTATGATGCTGAGTGGTGCCAATGTTCTGATCCTGGATGAGCCAACCAATCACTTGGATTTGGAATCCATTACTTCAATTAATAATGGCTTGATTAGTTTTACTGGGACCATGCTATTTGTATCTCATGACCATCAGTTCATCGAAACTATTGCCAATAGAATTATTGAAATTACACCAAATGGCTTGATTGATCGCCGGATGACTTACGACGAGTATTTAGAAAATGCGGAAGTAAAAAAACAGTTAGCAGCTTTATATCCTAAAAATGCATAA
- a CDS encoding MFS transporter: protein MLTTLKAIPAKVWLLVAAHCVTDLSQGSLLVALPYLKAKFALSYAEVGLLVLIQNLTSSVSQPIFGYFSDKCPRPWLIPVGCLLSGIAMLVSLLSPSYYLLHISTALCGLGIAAFHPEAAKLANRYSGAAKGKGVSLFVVGGNGGFALGSLFMAVLLSNDALPKAIYLIPFIAIFYPLYKLAVQVPVSDTHANASTSPLRHSLTWPLAALLGVVLSRSTISAGVTTFLPLYYISYLHGSELYASSLLTVFLAAGAIGTLGGGILSDRYGSKRIMLWSILPISLLLYLFKITAGIEVFIILALTSALLSCAFSSTLVLAQQMMPGNIAIASGLTIGLSVGLGAMGVVALGKIADLWSMPVVFDVLAFLPLLGFLLTLYVTEPENKHSNYVTAKT from the coding sequence ATGTTAACCACATTAAAAGCGATTCCAGCCAAAGTCTGGCTATTGGTTGCAGCTCATTGCGTTACCGATCTATCCCAAGGCAGCTTACTGGTGGCCTTGCCTTATTTGAAGGCCAAATTTGCATTAAGCTATGCTGAAGTAGGACTCTTAGTTCTTATTCAAAATCTAACATCTTCGGTTAGCCAGCCTATATTTGGCTATTTCAGCGATAAATGCCCACGGCCGTGGTTGATTCCAGTCGGTTGTTTGTTGTCTGGTATCGCGATGCTTGTTTCATTACTTTCTCCCAGCTACTATTTACTCCATATCAGCACAGCTCTATGTGGATTAGGAATAGCTGCTTTTCATCCGGAAGCAGCCAAATTAGCTAATCGTTACAGCGGAGCAGCGAAAGGCAAAGGCGTCAGCCTATTTGTTGTGGGTGGAAACGGCGGCTTTGCTTTGGGCTCGTTATTTATGGCAGTATTACTTTCTAATGATGCCTTACCAAAAGCAATCTATTTAATTCCCTTTATCGCAATCTTTTACCCGCTCTATAAACTGGCTGTGCAGGTTCCAGTATCAGACACTCATGCCAATGCGTCCACCAGTCCGCTGCGTCATAGCTTGACCTGGCCGTTAGCCGCTTTGCTAGGTGTTGTTTTATCGCGGTCAACGATTAGTGCGGGTGTAACAACTTTTTTGCCACTGTATTATATCTCATACTTGCATGGCAGCGAACTTTACGCCAGCTCCCTGCTGACAGTCTTCCTTGCTGCCGGCGCCATCGGCACATTGGGTGGCGGCATCCTAAGCGATCGGTATGGCAGTAAACGCATTATGCTTTGGTCTATTCTGCCAATATCACTGCTGTTATATTTATTCAAAATTACAGCAGGTATTGAAGTCTTTATTATTCTCGCACTTACCAGCGCCTTATTATCTTGTGCCTTTTCCAGTACGCTGGTACTTGCTCAGCAAATGATGCCAGGAAATATTGCCATTGCTTCAGGATTAACGATTGGACTCAGCGTAGGCTTAGGAGCTATGGGGGTTGTTGCGCTGGGGAAGATAGCCGACTTATGGAGTATGCCTGTGGTATTCGATGTTTTAGCGTTTTTACCACTGCTAGGCTTCCTGCTTACGCTCTATGTTACAGAACCGGAAAACAAGCACTCCAATTATGTTACTGCGAAGACGTAA
- a CDS encoding beta 1,4 glucosyltransferase — MTDKSDGLATPITISLCMIVKNEEAVIGRCLASVKDIVDEIIIVDTGSTDQTKEIIKKYTDTVYDFEWIHDFAAARNYAFSLATQDYILWLDADDVLLPPDKLKFQELKATLSAEVDAVSMFYNLSVNAQGIVSSRLRRNRLVKRAKNFKWIGAVHEYVEAYGNIVSSDIAVTHQPIEHDADRNLKIYEQRLIKGEVFSPRDLYYFANELKDHRLLNRAIEYYQKFLATNQGWVEDNIGACGKLADCFQELNDHENKLKYIYLSFNYATPRAEFCCRLGFHHLNANQLDQAIFWYKTATQLDKVATWGLVSNDCWTWLPHIQLCVCYSRAGNYDLANKHNELAGQFIPNDPRITHNRNYLKSLITK, encoded by the coding sequence GTGACTGATAAATCTGATGGCTTAGCAACCCCAATAACAATCAGCCTTTGCATGATTGTCAAAAACGAGGAAGCCGTTATTGGCCGCTGCCTGGCTTCAGTTAAAGATATCGTAGATGAAATTATTATTGTGGATACAGGCTCAACAGACCAAACTAAAGAAATTATAAAAAAATATACGGACACAGTTTACGATTTTGAATGGATTCATGACTTTGCTGCCGCTCGTAATTACGCATTCAGTTTAGCAACTCAAGACTATATCCTATGGCTTGATGCTGATGATGTACTTCTCCCTCCTGATAAACTCAAATTCCAGGAATTAAAAGCAACATTATCTGCAGAAGTGGATGCGGTCAGCATGTTCTACAATCTGTCAGTTAATGCACAAGGTATTGTTTCCTCTCGCCTACGTAGAAATCGCCTCGTTAAGCGGGCAAAAAACTTCAAATGGATTGGGGCTGTTCATGAATATGTTGAGGCGTATGGTAATATCGTCAGCAGTGATATTGCCGTTACCCACCAGCCGATTGAACACGATGCCGATCGAAATCTCAAAATATATGAACAGCGATTGATTAAGGGAGAAGTTTTTTCACCGCGTGATTTATACTATTTTGCCAATGAATTAAAAGACCATAGACTTCTAAACCGAGCAATTGAATATTATCAAAAATTCCTAGCCACCAACCAAGGCTGGGTTGAAGATAATATTGGTGCTTGTGGCAAACTAGCTGACTGTTTCCAGGAACTAAATGATCATGAGAATAAGCTTAAATACATTTATCTGTCATTTAACTATGCGACACCCCGCGCTGAGTTTTGCTGCCGGCTTGGTTTCCATCATTTGAATGCCAATCAACTTGATCAAGCAATATTTTGGTATAAAACGGCTACTCAGCTAGATAAGGTAGCAACCTGGGGCTTGGTTAGCAACGATTGCTGGACTTGGCTGCCGCATATTCAACTTTGCGTTTGCTATTCCCGGGCAGGTAACTATGATCTGGCTAATAAACATAACGAATTAGCAGGTCAATTTATTCCTAATGATCCTCGAATCACCCATAACCGCAATTATCTAAAGAGCTTAATCACAAAATAA